One window of the Bradyrhizobium sp. NP1 genome contains the following:
- a CDS encoding DUF3300 domain-containing protein, which yields MLLCRRALLVLAIVLASPFAALAQGAGAPPPQSDQSLLKPEQLEALVAPIALYPDALLANMLAASTYPLEVVEAARWVKEHKDLKGDQLKTEVDKRSWDESVKALVSTSSVLDMMNDKLDWTKSLGDAVLAQQPDVMDAIQRLRARAQANNKLASTKEQKVSVVQQENKQVIVIEPTDPDTMYVPYYDPATVYGTWPYAEYPPYYFGYPSYIGAGVIATGLAFGAGFALGRWSGYWGGRCNWGNNNFFVNRSNNANWGHRVEHRQGVRYNNANVAQRFGGDKARAGAADRMDFRGRGGQQVLNPGKDRVGAGDRGGDRVGGGDRGGDRVGGGDRVGGDRASTADRQRGAQAKGDRGQGKGGASKQARASDRSRPSGGARGGGGRDNAMRMQSGRAASVQSARGRASFASMGRGGISPGGGMRAGGGGGFRGGGGGGGRGGGGGRRSDLALKHDVVLLGRLDNGLGYYRFSYPGSEKAYVGVIAQEVQTVRPDAVTRGRDGYLRVYYDRLGLKFRTYQDWLAAGAQMPTRARM from the coding sequence ATGTTGCTCTGCAGGAGAGCCTTGTTGGTTTTGGCGATCGTTCTCGCAAGCCCGTTCGCCGCGCTTGCCCAGGGAGCAGGCGCGCCGCCGCCGCAATCCGATCAGTCCTTGCTGAAGCCAGAGCAGCTTGAGGCGCTCGTTGCCCCGATCGCGCTCTATCCCGATGCGCTGCTCGCCAACATGCTGGCGGCGTCCACATATCCGCTGGAGGTGGTGGAAGCAGCGCGCTGGGTGAAGGAGCACAAGGATCTGAAGGGCGATCAACTCAAGACGGAGGTCGACAAGCGCTCCTGGGACGAGAGCGTCAAGGCGCTCGTCAGCACGTCCAGCGTGCTCGACATGATGAATGACAAGCTCGACTGGACCAAGTCACTCGGCGATGCCGTGCTCGCCCAGCAGCCTGACGTGATGGACGCAATTCAGCGTTTGCGTGCGCGGGCGCAGGCCAACAACAAGCTCGCCTCGACGAAGGAGCAGAAGGTCTCGGTTGTGCAGCAGGAGAACAAGCAGGTGATCGTGATCGAGCCCACCGATCCCGACACCATGTATGTTCCCTACTACGATCCGGCGACGGTCTATGGCACCTGGCCCTATGCCGAATATCCGCCGTATTATTTCGGCTACCCGTCCTATATCGGCGCCGGTGTGATTGCGACCGGACTGGCGTTCGGCGCTGGCTTCGCGCTCGGGCGCTGGAGCGGCTATTGGGGCGGCCGTTGCAACTGGGGCAATAACAACTTCTTCGTCAACCGTTCAAACAACGCCAACTGGGGACACAGGGTCGAGCATCGACAGGGTGTCCGATACAACAACGCGAATGTGGCGCAGCGCTTTGGCGGCGACAAGGCGCGCGCCGGCGCGGCCGACCGCATGGATTTCCGGGGCCGCGGCGGCCAGCAAGTGCTCAACCCCGGCAAGGATCGCGTCGGTGCAGGCGATCGCGGTGGCGATCGGGTTGGAGGCGGCGACCGTGGCGGTGATCGCGTCGGCGGAGGCGATCGTGTCGGTGGCGATCGCGCCAGCACCGCCGATCGTCAACGCGGTGCGCAGGCCAAGGGCGATCGCGGCCAAGGTAAGGGGGGCGCCAGCAAGCAGGCGCGCGCCAGCGATCGCAGTCGTCCGTCGGGCGGAGCGCGGGGAGGTGGCGGCCGCGACAACGCGATGCGGATGCAGTCGGGGCGGGCAGCCAGTGTCCAGTCCGCACGCGGCCGGGCCAGCTTCGCCAGCATGGGACGCGGCGGCATCTCTCCGGGCGGCGGCATGCGTGCTGGCGGTGGCGGCGGATTCCGGGGTGGCGGTGGAGGTGGAGGTCGCGGCGGTGGCGGCGGACGGCGATCCGATCTCGCCCTGAAGCACGACGTCGTGCTGCTCGGACGTCTCGACAACGGCCTCGGCTATTACCGATTCAGCTACCCCGGCAGCGAAAAGGCCTATGTCGGTGTCATCGCACAGGAGGTGCAGACCGTTCGACCCGACGCCGTCACACGCGGACGCGACGGCTATCTCAGGGTCTACTACGACAGGCTCGGGCTCAAGTTCCGTACCTACCAGGACTGGCTCGCCGCCGGTGCACAGATGCCAACGCGAGCGAGGATGTGA
- the ppk2 gene encoding polyphosphate kinase 2 gives MAGGEQPNSRMKRKAYEKELRKLQVRLCHLQEWVKAKKLRVIVLFEGRDAAGKGGTIKAITEKVSPRVFRVIALPAPSDREKTQMFLQRYMQHFPAGGEIVIFDRSWYNRAGVEYVMGFCSLDEHERFLELCPEIEKYIVDAGIILIKIWLEVGMEEQERRFKARIDDPLRQWKLSPMDTESFRRWYEYSKARDLMLRATNAKNAPWYIVRSDDKRRARLNCIAHLLETIPFRKISRDRVRLPKRSSKGHYNDQASLRGMKFVAERY, from the coding sequence ATGGCGGGGGGCGAACAGCCGAATTCGCGGATGAAGCGCAAGGCCTACGAGAAGGAACTTCGCAAGCTCCAGGTCAGGCTTTGTCATCTCCAGGAATGGGTGAAGGCCAAGAAGCTCAGGGTGATCGTCCTGTTCGAGGGACGCGACGCCGCGGGCAAGGGCGGCACCATCAAGGCAATCACCGAAAAGGTCAGCCCGCGCGTGTTTCGGGTGATCGCCCTTCCCGCTCCATCCGACCGCGAAAAGACCCAGATGTTCCTGCAACGCTACATGCAGCACTTTCCGGCTGGCGGTGAAATCGTCATCTTCGACCGAAGCTGGTACAACCGAGCCGGCGTCGAATATGTCATGGGCTTTTGCTCCCTTGACGAGCACGAACGCTTCCTCGAGCTGTGTCCCGAGATAGAGAAATACATCGTCGATGCCGGCATCATCCTGATCAAGATCTGGCTCGAAGTCGGGATGGAGGAACAGGAGCGACGGTTCAAGGCGCGGATCGACGATCCGCTGCGGCAATGGAAACTCAGTCCCATGGACACCGAGTCGTTCCGCCGCTGGTACGAGTACTCGAAAGCCCGCGATCTCATGTTGAGGGCGACAAACGCGAAGAACGCGCCCTGGTATATCGTCCGGTCCGACGACAAGCGACGGGCGCGGCTCAACTGTATCGCGCACCTGCTTGAAACGATCCCGTTCAGGAAGATTTCGCGCGACCGTGTTCGCCTGCCGAAGCGGTCCAGTAAGGGACACTACAACGATCAGGCGTCGCTGCGTGGCATGAAATTCGTCGCCGAACGGTATTGA
- a CDS encoding AraC family transcriptional regulator, which produces MTEDADTSSDGFFGRRLAMHLGMEGDCVHKINRQGKLALAVTRLTCTRFVRERTAAVPSEPAFSILHQLGDLERHSCWLAGRQRYSGSFSAGTVSVIDLRDNPQCEFRGPFDAVQYYIPRRALDDFAFENGAKPIATLKWARDRRDPYLSTLSSLLLSALEEEKANNQLFVDQIGLSLLAHFAQTYGDLRSHEGVQEGGLAPWQERRAKEIIRVRLASNLTIADVAAECRLTPSHFARSFRRSTGVAPHEYLSRLRIDEAKRLMTTTKLPLADIALICGFGDQSYFTRVFSRSVGTSPGAWRRARSEG; this is translated from the coding sequence ATGACCGAAGATGCCGATACCTCTTCCGATGGTTTTTTTGGTCGCCGGCTCGCCATGCACCTCGGAATGGAAGGCGATTGTGTTCACAAGATCAATCGCCAGGGTAAGCTCGCGCTTGCCGTTACGAGATTGACATGTACCCGCTTTGTTCGTGAGCGGACTGCCGCGGTCCCCTCCGAGCCGGCGTTCAGCATCCTTCACCAGCTTGGGGATCTGGAGCGGCATTCATGCTGGCTCGCAGGTCGCCAGAGATATTCCGGATCGTTCAGCGCCGGTACGGTGAGTGTCATCGACCTGCGCGACAATCCGCAGTGCGAATTCAGAGGCCCGTTCGACGCTGTCCAATACTACATTCCGCGCCGCGCACTTGACGATTTCGCGTTCGAGAATGGCGCCAAGCCGATCGCCACGCTCAAGTGGGCTCGTGATCGTCGCGATCCCTATTTGTCCACGCTTTCAAGCCTTCTCTTGAGCGCTCTGGAAGAGGAGAAGGCGAATAATCAGCTCTTTGTCGATCAGATCGGATTGAGCTTGCTCGCTCACTTTGCCCAGACCTACGGGGATCTTCGCTCGCACGAGGGCGTTCAGGAAGGCGGACTGGCGCCATGGCAGGAGCGCCGCGCCAAGGAGATCATCCGTGTTCGCCTCGCCAGCAATTTGACGATCGCGGATGTCGCGGCCGAGTGCAGGCTGACGCCAAGTCACTTCGCCCGCTCGTTCCGGCGCAGTACAGGCGTTGCCCCGCACGAGTATCTCTCCCGGCTCCGGATCGATGAAGCCAAGCGCCTGATGACGACCACCAAGCTGCCGCTGGCGGATATCGCACTAATCTGCGGGTTTGGCGACCAGAGCTACTTCACTAGGGTTTTCTCCCGCAGCGTGGGAACGAGCCCTGGCGCCTGGCGTCGGGCTCGTTCTGAGGGTTGA
- a CDS encoding TAXI family TRAP transporter solute-binding subunit gives MAGLVCLLAAICFLSYRWYTRPTTLTIAVGSQDGEAARMVSAIASRFAQVGAPVRLSLKETTGALQAAAAFSSEEVDLAVVRGDASDLSKAQAVAVVTHAVLLLVAPPGSPLDNAAALKRISIGAIGKEINRNIIAILAREYNWERSNVTVRDLPPSDVRRALRAKEIALILVVIPTTEKYISLLRGLFPQNAKAAPVLLPIETAGAIAERERAYESFELPKGTLRSSPAVPSDDLSTLRVTFYLVAKKELDDDVVFALTEALTNARRDLLGEWPMLAQISAPDLEPDAYLPVHPGAANFYNGTQTSLLDKWGNVIFLVPMVIGGLASIAAAARRFLREEKVERGDPLDRLYALAGQIRTVTHAQELDEIEEEIDRVLRSQRLAAARGEDEALVTSLNVAAHRLETLISDRRAMLADRNGLGASA, from the coding sequence GTGGCTGGACTCGTCTGCCTGCTGGCCGCAATCTGCTTCCTTTCCTATCGCTGGTACACCCGTCCGACCACGTTGACGATCGCGGTGGGGTCGCAGGACGGCGAAGCCGCGAGGATGGTATCAGCCATCGCCTCTCGGTTTGCGCAAGTGGGCGCGCCGGTCCGCCTCAGCCTGAAGGAAACCACCGGCGCGCTTCAGGCGGCGGCGGCCTTCTCGTCGGAAGAGGTCGACCTCGCTGTGGTGCGCGGCGACGCCAGCGACCTGTCGAAAGCGCAGGCTGTCGCAGTCGTCACGCATGCCGTGCTGCTCCTTGTCGCGCCGCCGGGCTCCCCGCTCGACAACGCCGCGGCGCTGAAGCGTATTTCGATCGGCGCCATTGGCAAGGAAATCAACCGCAACATCATCGCGATCCTGGCTAGGGAATACAACTGGGAGCGCAGCAATGTGACCGTCAGGGACCTGCCTCCATCCGACGTCCGGCGCGCCCTTCGGGCCAAGGAAATCGCCCTTATCCTCGTCGTGATCCCGACTACGGAAAAATACATTTCGCTGCTGCGGGGCCTGTTCCCTCAGAATGCAAAAGCCGCTCCTGTCCTTCTTCCGATCGAAACCGCCGGCGCCATCGCCGAAAGAGAGCGTGCCTATGAGTCGTTCGAGCTTCCCAAGGGAACCCTTCGAAGCTCTCCTGCCGTGCCCAGCGACGATCTGTCGACCCTCCGGGTGACTTTCTACCTGGTCGCCAAGAAGGAACTCGACGACGACGTCGTGTTCGCGCTGACCGAGGCGCTGACCAACGCAAGACGGGATCTGCTTGGCGAGTGGCCGATGCTCGCACAAATTTCCGCGCCCGATCTCGAACCCGACGCATATCTTCCGGTGCATCCTGGAGCAGCCAACTTCTACAACGGCACCCAGACGAGCCTGCTCGACAAATGGGGCAACGTCATCTTCCTGGTCCCCATGGTGATCGGCGGCCTTGCATCCATTGCCGCCGCCGCACGACGGTTTCTTCGGGAAGAGAAGGTCGAGCGTGGCGACCCGCTGGACAGGCTCTATGCGCTCGCCGGGCAGATCCGCACGGTCACGCATGCGCAGGAACTGGACGAGATCGAAGAGGAAATCGACCGCGTACTGCGGTCGCAACGGCTTGCGGCGGCGCGTGGCGAGGACGAAGCGCTTGTGACGAGCCTCAACGTGGCCGCGCACCGGCTGGAAACACTAATCAGCGACCGGCGAGCGATGCTCGCCGACAGAAACGGGCTTGGAGCTTCCGCTTAG
- a CDS encoding alkene reductase has translation MAALFHPAALGDLNLTNRIVMAPMTRSRADERGVINASAAEYYSARAGAGVIISEGINVGPMSNAFDRTPGLWTDEQTEGWKAVVDRIHEKGGRIVAQLWHGGRASARGLLSNRQPLSPSGVNDDLDRLQVWALLANGAYVRVTATSSRAMSLGEIRGAVDEFGLAAANAVRAGFDGVEIHGANGYLVHQFLSPTINQRTDEYGGSIEGRSRLLLEIVSAISDAMPRSRIGLRLSPFADYNSTRDPRPEETYGQLAHWLQTAGLAYLHLADTNAWTGAPDYARMLPIVREHYRGPLIVNAGITPERAADIVSSGEADAVAFGRLFLANPDLPARIRAGGPYNSPRSVGIYGGSDTGYLDYPSLESVAKEVAAGD, from the coding sequence ATGGCGGCTCTCTTTCATCCGGCAGCCCTGGGCGATCTCAATCTCACCAACAGGATAGTCATGGCGCCGATGACACGCTCGCGCGCCGATGAACGCGGTGTCATCAATGCTTCCGCTGCTGAATATTATTCAGCTCGCGCGGGCGCCGGCGTGATCATAAGCGAAGGCATCAACGTAGGACCGATGTCCAACGCCTTTGACCGAACGCCTGGCCTATGGACCGACGAACAGACCGAGGGATGGAAAGCGGTCGTCGATCGAATCCATGAGAAAGGGGGCCGCATCGTCGCCCAGCTCTGGCACGGTGGACGCGCGAGCGCGCGTGGCCTGCTGTCCAACAGACAACCGCTGTCGCCGTCGGGCGTCAATGACGATCTGGATCGATTGCAGGTATGGGCGCTTCTCGCCAACGGCGCCTATGTGCGCGTCACCGCTACGTCGTCGCGCGCGATGAGCCTTGGGGAGATCCGCGGCGCCGTGGACGAATTCGGACTGGCGGCCGCCAACGCTGTTCGCGCCGGGTTTGACGGCGTGGAGATTCATGGCGCCAACGGCTATTTGGTTCATCAATTTCTCTCGCCGACGATCAATCAGCGAACCGACGAATATGGCGGGAGCATCGAAGGACGCTCGAGATTGCTTCTCGAAATCGTGTCGGCGATTTCTGATGCCATGCCGCGATCGCGGATTGGACTGAGGCTGTCGCCCTTCGCCGATTACAACAGCACGCGAGATCCGCGACCGGAAGAAACCTATGGACAGCTCGCACACTGGCTGCAAACCGCCGGGCTTGCGTATCTGCACCTGGCCGACACCAATGCCTGGACCGGAGCGCCAGATTACGCGAGAATGCTGCCGATAGTCCGCGAACATTATCGCGGACCGCTCATCGTCAACGCGGGCATCACGCCCGAGCGCGCCGCCGACATCGTCAGTTCCGGAGAGGCGGACGCCGTCGCGTTCGGTCGCCTGTTTCTCGCCAATCCGGATCTTCCCGCGCGGATTCGCGCTGGCGGTCCCTATAATTCGCCGAGGTCAGTCGGAATATATGGTGGTTCCGATACCGGATATCTCGACTATCCGAGCCTTGAGTCTGTCGCGAAGGAAGTCGCTGCGGGAGATTAG
- a CDS encoding biotin/lipoyl-binding protein: MFELMLCSLFTLLPDYLYRRYVQGKRLGKEITFFSVWFELRWGITGCLMLTIGLITLIFYFHPSTTSAMLFFRTVPIAPETVGRVAEVNVGYSAPVTKGSVLFTLDSSKQRAALESARRKIAEVDAELVAAKVDVVRAEAQLGQARSDHKQAKDELDVKSELQRRNPGIVPQRDIEKLQVAVDGRQAAIDAAAAAKLSTETRVVTLLPAEKASAEAALAQAQVELDKTIVRAGVDGRVEQFFLRPGDIVNPLMRPAGVLIPEGAGGRALQAGFGQIEAQVLQPGMVAEATCVSKPWIIIPMVITSVQDYIAAGQFRGGEQLIDASQAKPGTILAFLEPIAKDGLEDVTAGSSCIVNAYTSNHDKIASKDTGAFQGFVLHAIDAVGLVHAMLLRIQALLLPIKTLVLSGH, translated from the coding sequence ATGTTTGAGCTGATGCTTTGTTCGCTGTTCACGTTGCTGCCGGACTATCTTTATCGGCGTTATGTCCAGGGCAAGCGCCTGGGCAAGGAGATCACGTTTTTCTCCGTATGGTTCGAGCTGAGATGGGGCATCACAGGGTGCCTGATGCTGACGATCGGCCTGATCACCCTGATCTTCTATTTCCATCCGTCGACGACGTCGGCGATGCTGTTTTTCAGGACGGTGCCGATCGCGCCTGAAACGGTCGGACGGGTCGCGGAGGTGAATGTTGGATATAGCGCGCCGGTCACCAAAGGCAGCGTCCTGTTCACGCTCGATAGTTCAAAGCAGCGCGCGGCGCTGGAATCTGCCAGGCGCAAGATCGCCGAGGTCGACGCCGAGCTGGTCGCGGCCAAGGTCGATGTGGTCAGGGCCGAAGCGCAGCTGGGACAGGCGAGGAGCGACCACAAGCAGGCCAAGGACGAGCTGGACGTCAAGAGCGAGCTGCAGCGGCGCAACCCGGGCATCGTGCCGCAGCGCGACATCGAGAAGCTGCAGGTCGCTGTCGACGGACGGCAGGCCGCAATCGATGCGGCCGCGGCCGCAAAGCTATCGACGGAGACCAGGGTGGTCACGCTTCTGCCGGCGGAAAAGGCGAGCGCAGAAGCTGCCCTGGCGCAGGCTCAGGTCGAGCTCGACAAGACCATCGTCCGTGCGGGAGTCGACGGACGTGTCGAGCAGTTCTTTCTCCGACCGGGCGACATCGTGAATCCGCTGATGCGCCCAGCCGGCGTCCTGATTCCGGAAGGGGCGGGCGGCCGTGCCCTGCAGGCGGGCTTCGGACAGATCGAGGCACAGGTTCTGCAACCCGGAATGGTCGCGGAGGCGACTTGCGTCTCCAAGCCATGGATCATCATCCCCATGGTCATCACCAGTGTGCAGGATTACATTGCCGCCGGTCAGTTCCGTGGCGGAGAGCAGCTCATTGACGCGAGCCAGGCCAAACCCGGCACAATTCTGGCGTTTCTCGAGCCCATCGCAAAAGATGGCCTCGAGGACGTGACGGCCGGAAGCTCCTGCATCGTCAATGCGTACACCAGCAATCACGACAAGATCGCTTCAAAGGATACTGGCGCGTTTCAGGGCTTCGTCCTGCACGCGATCGATGCGGTCGGATTGGTGCACGCCATGCTCCTCCGGATCCAGGCGTTGCTGTTGCCGATCAAGACGCTGGTGTTGAGCGGCCACTGA
- a CDS encoding LysR family transcriptional regulator, translating into MDKIAGISVFVQVVDSGSYVAAGRALGQTASSVGKTIVRLEERLGVRLFHRNTRSISLTTEGARFLERCRAIMNEIAAAEADLAAAREGPHGRLRVSVPMVSDAWNAVFVEFMARFPEIELELSYSNRNVDLIEEGFEAALRIGNLEDSRLRSRKIGSFRLVLVASPSYLSRRPPPGCLGDLEHHLCLRTQNSSTGKLYPWPLGQDFVRRSERLVKRLVADHNAMLLAACLQGQGIACMPEFWARRHINSGELVMMLEAETDNRRIVSALWPMGPSSPKTSAFVDFIADKLPAIMQPSNYATTIPAS; encoded by the coding sequence ATGGACAAAATAGCTGGAATTTCCGTCTTCGTTCAAGTTGTCGACTCGGGAAGCTATGTCGCAGCCGGCAGAGCTTTGGGGCAGACCGCTTCGTCGGTCGGAAAGACGATCGTGCGCCTGGAAGAGCGGTTGGGGGTGCGCCTCTTTCACCGCAACACGCGAAGCATCAGCCTCACGACCGAAGGTGCGCGCTTCCTTGAGCGCTGCCGCGCGATCATGAACGAGATAGCAGCTGCGGAAGCCGATCTCGCCGCCGCGCGGGAAGGCCCGCACGGTCGATTGAGGGTAAGCGTCCCCATGGTCAGCGACGCCTGGAACGCCGTCTTCGTCGAGTTCATGGCGCGCTTCCCGGAGATCGAACTCGAGCTGAGCTACAGCAACCGGAATGTTGACCTGATAGAGGAAGGGTTCGAGGCCGCGCTTCGGATTGGAAATCTCGAGGATTCCAGGCTCCGATCACGAAAGATCGGCTCCTTTCGACTCGTCCTGGTGGCCTCGCCCTCATATCTCTCCCGCCGACCGCCACCAGGCTGCCTGGGTGATCTCGAGCATCATCTGTGCCTGAGAACCCAAAACTCTTCGACAGGCAAACTATATCCCTGGCCCCTGGGGCAGGACTTTGTCCGACGTAGCGAGCGCTTGGTGAAGCGGCTGGTGGCCGACCACAACGCCATGCTGCTCGCAGCTTGCCTTCAAGGACAGGGTATCGCCTGCATGCCCGAGTTCTGGGCACGCCGGCATATCAATTCCGGTGAGTTGGTGATGATGCTTGAGGCCGAGACCGACAACAGGAGAATCGTATCAGCGCTTTGGCCTATGGGGCCATCCTCGCCAAAAACATCCGCCTTCGTGGACTTCATCGCCGACAAGCTTCCGGCCATCATGCAGCCAAGCAACTACGCAACGACAATTCCAGCTAGTTGA
- a CDS encoding hydrolase, translating into MTDGTPHLLEPKDCALLFADQQAGLAFGVGSVDRQVLLNNVVALAKTATAFSLPVIASTSATKVYSGPLMPAVSAALPGIVPIDRRSMNVWEDDNAREAILATRRRRLIVSGLLTEACVSFTVLSALAAGLEVYVVGDACGGLTTAGHDLALRRMEAAGARPTSWIQILLELQRDWTRRETYDRARAIVEAHGGGYGIGLSYARDMIHPT; encoded by the coding sequence ATGACCGACGGTACCCCGCATCTTCTCGAACCGAAGGACTGCGCACTCCTGTTCGCAGACCAGCAGGCCGGACTCGCCTTCGGCGTTGGGTCGGTCGACCGGCAAGTCCTTTTGAACAACGTGGTCGCCCTGGCCAAGACGGCCACGGCGTTCAGCCTCCCGGTCATTGCCTCGACCTCCGCGACGAAGGTCTACAGCGGACCGCTCATGCCGGCGGTCAGCGCGGCATTGCCCGGCATTGTGCCGATCGACCGGCGCAGCATGAACGTGTGGGAGGACGACAACGCACGCGAGGCGATCCTCGCGACACGGCGCCGCCGCCTCATCGTGTCGGGGCTGCTGACGGAAGCCTGCGTCAGCTTCACTGTGCTATCTGCGCTGGCAGCCGGGCTTGAAGTCTACGTGGTCGGCGACGCCTGCGGAGGTCTCACCACGGCCGGCCATGACCTTGCTCTTCGCCGCATGGAAGCAGCGGGAGCACGACCGACGTCATGGATCCAGATCCTGTTGGAGTTGCAGCGGGACTGGACTCGCCGCGAGACCTATGACCGCGCGCGGGCGATCGTGGAGGCTCACGGCGGCGGATACGGTATCGGGCTATCCTACGCGCGCGACATGATCCATCCGACCTGA
- a CDS encoding DUF2950 domain-containing protein, translating into MTSPLSIRLHHRWSVGLIAAAMLLVTLPASAQQSFPSPDEAAAALAAAAKSGATNDILKVLGRKAADIVESGDMVADNDTRERFVAAYDAKHSISMEGNKKAVLMLGKDDFPFPIPLYQRKAGWEFDTAEGRIEILYRRIGRNELDAIQTSLAFVDAEDEYADKDRGAGPGVYAQRIVSSPGKKDGLYWPPDGDESPLGELAAEASAEGYKVGSGEPQPYHGYYYRILTRQGPNAPGGELDYVVNGKMIGGFALAAYPAEYGNSGVMTFVVNHKGTVYQKDLGELTEQIAKRMKWFDPDQTWKKVEPPNP; encoded by the coding sequence ATGACATCGCCTCTTTCGATACGACTCCATCATCGCTGGTCCGTGGGCCTGATTGCGGCCGCCATGCTGCTCGTGACCCTCCCAGCTTCAGCCCAGCAGTCCTTCCCATCGCCCGACGAGGCGGCAGCCGCTCTGGCCGCCGCGGCGAAATCGGGCGCCACGAACGACATCCTCAAGGTACTCGGCCGCAAGGCAGCCGATATCGTCGAGTCCGGAGACATGGTCGCTGACAACGACACGCGGGAGCGTTTCGTCGCTGCCTACGATGCCAAGCATTCGATCAGTATGGAGGGCAACAAGAAAGCGGTCCTCATGCTTGGCAAGGACGATTTTCCGTTCCCGATTCCGCTCTACCAAAGAAAAGCGGGGTGGGAATTCGACACCGCCGAAGGCCGGATCGAGATCCTCTACCGCCGGATCGGGCGCAACGAACTCGACGCGATCCAGACCAGTCTCGCGTTTGTTGATGCGGAAGATGAGTACGCCGACAAGGACCGCGGCGCAGGACCCGGGGTCTATGCGCAGCGCATCGTCAGCAGCCCGGGCAAGAAAGACGGTCTCTATTGGCCACCGGACGGCGACGAAAGCCCACTCGGTGAACTGGCGGCTGAAGCATCCGCCGAAGGCTACAAGGTCGGCAGCGGCGAACCGCAACCTTACCATGGTTACTACTACCGCATCCTGACGCGCCAGGGTCCGAACGCTCCCGGCGGCGAACTGGACTATGTCGTCAATGGCAAGATGATTGGCGGTTTCGCGCTCGCCGCCTATCCAGCCGAGTATGGTAACTCCGGCGTCATGACTTTTGTGGTCAATCACAAGGGCACTGTGTACCAGAAGGACCTGGGGGAGCTGACCGAGCAGATCGCCAAGCGCATGAAATGGTTCGATCCCGACCAAACCTGGAAGAAGGTCGAACCTCCCAATCCCTGA
- a CDS encoding ring-cleaving dioxygenase: MSRLDGAPLPARGLHHVTTIIGDAQRTADFYAHVLGLKRIKKTVCYDDPGSYHLYFGDNVGSPGTVISTLAWRCVAKGMVGVGEVVQTAFRVPMGSFAWWSERLKAASVACRVDHSPFGEAMLCFADPDGTTLALVESRQAHREAERGDLQAVLGLNDVTLNVRAEDATIDIIQEVLGFRRVSQADDSIRFAAHDGPGGTLTLRMIGASSRGRLGGGTIRHVAFRSANIEDQSEMVRKLQTMHDIVVTEPIERTYLTAVGFRAPCGVLFEIATDGPGFTVDEERDRLGENLRLPDFLEKRRSELQGILPPLN, encoded by the coding sequence GTGTCTAGACTGGACGGAGCGCCCCTACCAGCACGCGGACTTCACCACGTCACAACGATCATTGGCGACGCGCAGCGCACCGCAGATTTCTACGCCCACGTTTTGGGGCTGAAGCGGATCAAGAAGACCGTCTGCTATGACGACCCCGGAAGTTACCACCTTTATTTTGGCGATAATGTGGGGAGTCCGGGTACGGTGATAAGTACCCTGGCATGGCGCTGCGTCGCAAAGGGAATGGTCGGGGTCGGCGAAGTCGTGCAGACAGCTTTCCGTGTGCCGATGGGCTCCTTCGCATGGTGGTCGGAGCGGCTCAAGGCCGCGAGCGTGGCGTGCAGAGTGGACCACTCGCCATTTGGAGAGGCGATGCTGTGCTTCGCTGATCCCGATGGCACCACGCTTGCCCTGGTGGAATCGAGGCAAGCTCATCGCGAAGCGGAGCGCGGCGATCTACAAGCGGTCCTGGGCCTGAATGACGTCACTTTGAACGTCCGCGCCGAGGACGCCACGATCGATATTATCCAGGAGGTGCTGGGTTTCAGACGCGTTTCACAAGCCGACGATTCGATCCGTTTCGCCGCTCATGACGGTCCCGGAGGCACGCTGACGCTGCGGATGATCGGGGCTTCGTCGCGAGGCCGCCTCGGGGGAGGCACGATCAGGCACGTGGCCTTCCGCTCAGCCAATATCGAAGACCAGTCGGAAATGGTCCGGAAGCTTCAAACGATGCACGACATCGTTGTGACTGAGCCGATTGAGCGAACATATCTGACTGCGGTCGGCTTCCGGGCGCCATGCGGCGTCCTTTTCGAGATCGCGACCGATGGACCCGGCTTCACGGTTGACGAGGAGCGCGATCGTCTTGGAGAAAATCTCAGATTGCCAGACTTTCTCGAGAAACGTCGGTCCGAATTGCAAGGCATCCTGCCTCCACTCAACTAG